One Pseudomonas entomophila genomic window carries:
- a CDS encoding peptide chain release factor 3: protein MTNQAAEVAKRRTFAIISHPDAGKTTITEKLLLMGKAISVAGTVKSRKSDRHATSDWMEMEKQRGISITTSVMQFPYREHMINLLDTPGHEDFSEDTYRTLTAVDSALMVLDGGKGVEPRTIALMDVCRLRDTPIVSFINKLDRDIRDPIELLDEIEAVLKIKAAPITWPIGCYRDFKGVYHLTGDYIIVYTPGHGHERTEAKIIQKLDSDEARAHLGDQYDSFVDQLELVQGACHEFNQDEFINGQLTPVFFGTALGNFGVDHVLDAVVDWAPRPLGRVAHERTVEPVEEKFTGFVFKIQANMDPKHRDRIAFMRICSGKYEKGMKMRHVRLNKDLRIGDALTFFSSEREQLEEAFAGDIIGLHNHGTIQIGDTFTEGEALGFTGIPHFAPELFRRVRLKDPLKSKQLRQGLQQLAEEGATQVFFPERSNDIILGAVGVLQFDVVASRLKEEYKVECAYEPITVWSARWISCDDKKKLEEFQNKAMENLAIDGGGHLTYLAPTRVNLSLMEERWPDIKFRATREHH from the coding sequence ATGACCAACCAGGCCGCCGAAGTCGCGAAGCGCCGCACTTTCGCCATCATTTCCCACCCCGACGCCGGTAAGACCACCATCACCGAGAAGCTCCTGCTGATGGGCAAGGCGATCTCCGTCGCGGGTACCGTGAAGTCGCGCAAGTCCGACCGCCATGCCACCTCCGACTGGATGGAAATGGAGAAGCAGCGCGGCATCTCCATCACCACCTCGGTGATGCAGTTCCCCTACCGCGAGCACATGATCAACCTGCTCGACACCCCCGGCCACGAGGACTTCTCGGAAGACACCTACCGCACCCTGACCGCGGTGGACTCGGCGCTGATGGTGCTCGACGGCGGTAAGGGCGTCGAGCCGCGCACCATTGCCCTGATGGACGTCTGCCGCCTGCGCGACACGCCCATCGTCAGCTTCATCAACAAACTCGACCGTGACATCCGCGACCCGATCGAACTGCTCGACGAAATCGAGGCGGTACTGAAGATCAAGGCCGCGCCGATCACCTGGCCGATCGGCTGCTATCGCGACTTCAAGGGCGTGTACCACCTCACCGGCGACTACATCATCGTCTACACCCCGGGCCACGGCCACGAGCGCACCGAGGCCAAGATCATCCAGAAGCTGGACTCGGACGAGGCCCGTGCCCACCTGGGTGACCAGTACGATTCGTTCGTCGACCAGCTGGAGCTGGTGCAGGGCGCCTGCCATGAGTTCAACCAGGACGAGTTCATCAACGGCCAGCTGACCCCGGTGTTCTTCGGTACCGCGCTGGGCAACTTCGGTGTCGACCATGTGCTCGACGCGGTCGTCGACTGGGCGCCACGCCCGCTGGGCCGTGTCGCCCACGAGCGTACCGTCGAGCCTGTCGAGGAGAAATTCACCGGCTTCGTGTTCAAGATCCAGGCGAACATGGACCCGAAACACCGCGACCGCATCGCCTTCATGCGCATCTGCTCGGGCAAGTACGAGAAGGGCATGAAGATGCGTCACGTGCGGCTGAACAAGGACCTGCGTATCGGCGATGCGCTGACCTTCTTCTCGTCCGAGCGTGAGCAACTGGAAGAGGCGTTTGCCGGCGACATCATCGGCCTGCACAACCACGGCACCATCCAGATCGGCGACACCTTCACCGAAGGCGAGGCGCTGGGCTTCACCGGTATCCCGCACTTCGCCCCGGAGCTGTTCCGCCGCGTGCGCCTGAAAGACCCGCTGAAATCCAAACAGCTGCGCCAGGGCCTGCAGCAACTGGCCGAAGAGGGCGCCACCCAGGTGTTCTTCCCCGAGCGCAGCAACGACATCATCCTCGGTGCGGTCGGTGTGCTGCAGTTCGACGTGGTCGCCAGCCGCCTGAAGGAAGAGTACAAGGTCGAGTGCGCCTACGAGCCGATCACCGTCTGGTCGGCGCGCTGGATCAGCTGCGATGACAAGAAGAAGCTGGAAGAATTCCAGAACAAGGCCATGGAGAACCTGGCCATCGACGGTGGCGGTCACCTCACTTATCTGGCCCCGACCCGGGTCAACCTGTCGCTGATGGAAGAGCGCTGGCCGGACATCAAGTTCCGCGCGACCCGCGAGCATCACTGA
- a CDS encoding polyamine ABC transporter substrate-binding protein produces the protein MRTLLLAPLMLAVSVASAADSVKIYNWSSYIAPDTLKSFQQASGIAPTYDVFDSNETLDGKLMTGNSGYDVVFPSNHFMARQIQGKALKKLDKSQLPNWKNLNPVLLKALEVNDPGNQYGFPYLWGSTGIGYNIDKVKAVLGDNAPIDSWDLFFKPEYLSKLKSCGVAVLDNGPELLPIALHYLGLPHHSQNPADYDKAKALLMKVRPYISYFHSSKYTGDLANGDVCLVVGFSGDVLQAKNRAEEAKNGVKVGYSIPKEGAPMWFDMVAMPADAPDEKAGYAYMNYLLQPEVMANISNFVQYANGNQQADALVDPAMKGNTMIYPSEDVMGKLYALEAMPAKIDRIRTRIWTSIKAGN, from the coding sequence ATGCGCACCCTCCTTCTCGCACCCCTGATGCTGGCCGTAAGCGTTGCCAGCGCCGCCGACTCGGTGAAGATCTACAACTGGTCGAGCTACATTGCCCCGGACACCCTGAAGAGCTTCCAGCAGGCCAGCGGCATCGCGCCGACCTACGATGTGTTCGACAGCAACGAGACTCTCGACGGCAAGCTGATGACCGGCAATTCCGGCTATGACGTGGTGTTCCCCTCCAACCACTTCATGGCCCGGCAGATTCAGGGCAAGGCCCTGAAGAAGCTGGACAAGTCGCAGCTACCGAACTGGAAGAACCTCAACCCAGTGCTGCTCAAGGCGCTGGAAGTGAACGACCCGGGCAACCAGTACGGTTTCCCGTACCTGTGGGGCAGCACCGGCATCGGCTACAACATCGACAAGGTCAAGGCGGTGCTTGGCGACAACGCGCCCATCGATTCCTGGGACCTGTTCTTCAAGCCCGAATACCTCTCCAAGCTCAAGAGCTGCGGCGTGGCAGTGCTGGACAACGGCCCCGAGCTGCTGCCAATTGCCCTGCACTATCTAGGGTTGCCACACCACAGCCAGAACCCGGCCGACTACGACAAGGCCAAGGCGCTGTTGATGAAAGTGCGCCCTTACATCAGCTACTTCCATTCGTCGAAGTACACCGGCGACCTGGCCAATGGCGATGTGTGCCTGGTGGTGGGTTTCTCGGGCGATGTGCTGCAGGCGAAGAACCGCGCCGAAGAAGCGAAGAACGGGGTGAAGGTGGGTTACTCGATCCCGAAGGAGGGCGCGCCGATGTGGTTCGACATGGTAGCCATGCCGGCCGATGCGCCCGACGAGAAGGCGGGTTATGCCTACATGAACTACCTGCTGCAGCCTGAAGTGATGGCGAACATCAGCAACTTCGTGCAGTACGCCAATGGCAACCAGCAGGCTGACGCGCTGGTGGACCCGGCGATGAAGGGCAACACGATGATCTACCCGAGCGAGGATGTGATGGGCAAGCTGTATGCCCTGGAGGCGATGCCGGCGAAGATCGACCGCATTCGTACGCGGATCTGGACCAGCATAAAAGCAGGCAATTGA
- a CDS encoding cupin domain-containing protein — protein MSITQFKHTDSVILDSSNPVAVPLGEPVAVTSVTCVERSDGVETGIWECTPGRWRRQIVQQEFCHFIKGRCTFTPDGGEPLVIEAGDALMLPANSLGTWDIQETVRKTYVLIF, from the coding sequence ATGAGCATCACCCAGTTCAAGCACACCGACAGCGTCATCCTGGACAGTTCCAACCCGGTCGCCGTCCCCCTCGGCGAGCCGGTCGCGGTCACCTCGGTCACCTGCGTCGAGCGCAGCGATGGTGTCGAGACCGGCATCTGGGAGTGCACCCCGGGCCGCTGGCGGCGGCAGATCGTGCAGCAGGAGTTCTGCCATTTCATCAAGGGGCGCTGCACCTTCACCCCCGACGGTGGCGAGCCCCTTGTCATAGAAGCCGGAGACGCTCTGATGCTACCGGCCAACAGCCTCGGCACCTGGGATATCCAGGAGACCGTGCGCAAGACCTACGTATTGATTTTCTGA
- a CDS encoding NAD(P)/FAD-dependent oxidoreductase — MQPLRTISLWMDQLDEPLCARPALRTDLDIDVCIIGAGYTGLWTAYYLKRQAPQLNIAVIEANIAGFGASGRNGGWLMGNLLGEDRLLATLSPQQRRESIDLLHGIPDEVHDVLQREGIDCDYRKGGVLYCAARYPEQERSLRAWLDDLYRQGMNEDDYRWLRPEQLDAQLKISNPYGAIYSPHVATIQPAKLVRGLARTVEAMGVPIYENTPAIDWQTGEVRTPLARIRSHWVVPAVEGYAASLPPLGRHQLPVQSLLVATEPLPEATWEQIGLSQGQAFSESSRQVTYGQRSADNRLVFGARGGYRFGGRLREEFTLTDNEIELRRYLFGELFPQLKHVRITHSWGGNLGMARRFRPHMLCDRQRGIALSGGYGGEGVGATNLGGRTLAALILGQHNALTAQPWVHDNRPLSSLASWPPEPCRWLGYNAIIQSFVHEDRTLANPASAPWRRRLASGLADFMEDFMH, encoded by the coding sequence ATGCAACCCCTGCGCACGATCAGCCTGTGGATGGACCAGCTCGACGAGCCGCTGTGTGCGCGTCCGGCCCTGCGCACCGATCTGGACATCGACGTGTGCATCATTGGCGCCGGCTACACCGGCCTGTGGACCGCCTACTACCTGAAGCGCCAGGCACCCCAGCTCAATATCGCCGTGATCGAGGCCAATATCGCAGGCTTCGGCGCCTCGGGGCGCAACGGCGGCTGGTTGATGGGCAACCTGCTGGGCGAGGACCGCCTGCTCGCCACCCTCTCGCCACAACAGCGTCGTGAAAGTATCGACCTGCTGCATGGCATCCCCGACGAAGTCCACGACGTGCTCCAGCGCGAGGGTATTGACTGCGACTACCGCAAGGGCGGCGTACTCTACTGCGCCGCCCGGTATCCGGAACAAGAGCGCAGCCTGCGCGCCTGGCTCGACGACCTCTACCGCCAGGGCATGAACGAAGACGACTACCGCTGGCTGCGCCCCGAACAGCTGGACGCCCAGCTGAAGATAAGCAACCCCTACGGCGCCATCTACAGCCCGCATGTCGCCACGATCCAGCCGGCCAAACTGGTCCGCGGTCTGGCGCGTACGGTCGAGGCCATGGGCGTGCCGATCTACGAGAACACCCCGGCCATCGACTGGCAGACCGGCGAAGTACGCACCCCGCTGGCACGCATCCGCAGCCATTGGGTGGTGCCTGCCGTGGAAGGCTACGCCGCCAGCCTGCCACCGCTCGGGCGTCACCAGCTGCCCGTGCAGAGCCTGCTGGTGGCCACCGAGCCGTTGCCGGAGGCGACCTGGGAACAGATCGGCCTGAGCCAGGGCCAGGCCTTCAGCGAAAGCAGCCGCCAGGTCACCTATGGCCAGCGCAGCGCCGACAACCGCCTGGTGTTCGGCGCCCGCGGCGGCTACCGCTTCGGTGGCCGCCTGCGCGAGGAATTCACCCTCACCGACAACGAAATCGAGCTGCGCCGCTACCTGTTCGGTGAACTGTTCCCACAGCTCAAGCATGTGCGCATCACCCACTCCTGGGGCGGCAACCTGGGCATGGCCCGACGCTTCCGCCCGCACATGCTGTGCGACCGCCAGCGCGGCATCGCCCTGTCCGGTGGCTATGGCGGCGAAGGTGTCGGCGCCACCAACCTGGGCGGTCGCACCCTGGCCGCGCTGATCCTCGGCCAGCACAACGCACTCACCGCCCAGCCCTGGGTGCACGACAACCGCCCCTTGTCGAGCCTGGCCAGCTGGCCACCCGAGCCCTGCCGCTGGCTGGGCTACAACGCGATCATCCAGAGCTTCGTCCACGAGGACCGGACCCTCGCCAACCCGGCCAGCGCCCCCTGGCGGCGGCGCCTGGCCAGCGGGTTGGCCGACTTCATGGAAGACTTCATGCACTGA
- a CDS encoding helix-turn-helix domain-containing protein: MTATPLPDGPGQTPLTADTVMRYHLCWKHRDLDGVMALYHPDIQYHDFFQNRVLGYDDLRDYVRACLPHEAGEDIVHSDRIRVDGCTAFIQYQVTVQGGDGLAAFQSSEAITVKDGLIWRVNEYATLVRQGSSASHPGGPRPATSRLGLSPRQLSTMAQDLEHYFQGQRPYLDPELDLQQVADESGYSRNQISYLLNQVLGQSFYRYVNQARLQHLMASLGDGSVRTPIDELAFNAGFNSLSAFYKCFREHTGLSPKAYLKQISLRART, from the coding sequence ATGACCGCCACGCCTCTCCCCGACGGCCCCGGGCAAACCCCGCTCACCGCCGACACCGTCATGCGCTACCACCTGTGCTGGAAGCATCGCGACCTCGACGGGGTGATGGCGCTCTACCACCCTGACATCCAGTACCACGATTTCTTCCAGAACCGCGTGCTCGGCTACGACGACTTGCGCGACTACGTGCGCGCCTGCCTGCCCCATGAGGCCGGCGAGGACATCGTCCACAGCGACCGCATCCGCGTCGACGGTTGCACGGCGTTCATCCAGTACCAGGTCACGGTTCAAGGTGGCGACGGGCTGGCGGCGTTCCAGTCCAGTGAGGCGATCACGGTCAAGGACGGGCTGATCTGGCGGGTCAACGAGTACGCCACCCTGGTCCGCCAGGGAAGCAGCGCCAGCCATCCGGGCGGGCCACGCCCAGCCACCAGCAGGCTGGGCCTGTCACCACGCCAACTGTCGACCATGGCCCAGGACCTGGAACACTATTTCCAGGGCCAGCGCCCCTACCTCGACCCGGAGCTGGACCTGCAACAGGTCGCCGATGAAAGCGGCTACAGCCGCAACCAGATCTCCTACCTGCTCAACCAGGTACTCGGCCAGAGCTTCTACCGCTACGTCAACCAGGCCCGCCTGCAGCACCTGATGGCCAGCCTCGGCGACGGCAGCGTACGCACCCCCATCGACGAACTGGCGTTCAATGCCGGTTTCAACTCGCTGTCGGCCTTCTACAAGTGCTTTCGCGAGCACACCGGACTCTCGCCCAAGGCCTATCTCAAGCAAATTTCCCTGCGTGCACGCACGTAA
- a CDS encoding peptide ABC transporter ATP-binding protein: MTVVLSARELTRHYEVSRGLFKGHALVRALNGVSFELEAGKTLAVVGESGCGKSTLARALTLIEEPSSGSLQIAGHEVKGASKDQRKQLRRDVQMVFQSPYASLNPRQKIGDQLAEPLLINTSLSKAERREKVQKMMEQVGLRPEHYQRYPHMFSGGQRQRIALARAMMLQPKVLVADEPTSALDVSIQAQVLNLFMDLQKEFNTAYVFISHNLAVVRHVADHVLVMYLGRPAEMGPKEDIYEKPLHPYTQALLSATPAIHPDPLKPKIRIAGELPNPLNPPDGCAFHKRCPHATERCAKEVPALRQVSTRQVACHYAEQFL; the protein is encoded by the coding sequence ATGACCGTCGTTCTATCCGCCCGTGAGCTGACCCGCCACTACGAAGTCTCCCGCGGCCTGTTCAAGGGCCATGCGCTGGTACGCGCGCTCAATGGCGTGTCGTTCGAACTGGAAGCCGGCAAGACCCTGGCCGTGGTCGGCGAGTCCGGCTGCGGCAAGTCCACCCTGGCCCGGGCCCTGACCCTGATCGAGGAACCCTCCTCCGGCTCGCTGCAGATCGCCGGCCACGAGGTCAAGGGCGCCAGCAAGGACCAGCGCAAGCAACTGCGCCGCGACGTGCAGATGGTGTTCCAGAGCCCCTACGCCTCACTCAACCCGCGGCAGAAGATCGGTGACCAGCTTGCCGAACCGCTGCTGATCAACACCTCGCTGAGCAAAGCCGAGCGCCGCGAGAAAGTGCAGAAGATGATGGAGCAGGTGGGCCTGCGCCCCGAGCACTACCAGCGCTATCCGCACATGTTCTCCGGTGGTCAGCGCCAGCGTATCGCCCTGGCCCGGGCGATGATGCTGCAACCGAAGGTACTGGTGGCGGACGAACCGACTTCCGCCCTCGACGTGTCGATCCAGGCCCAGGTGCTGAACCTGTTCATGGACCTGCAGAAAGAGTTCAACACCGCCTACGTGTTCATCTCCCACAACCTGGCGGTGGTGCGCCACGTGGCGGACCATGTGCTGGTGATGTACCTGGGGCGGCCGGCGGAGATGGGGCCGAAGGAGGATATCTACGAGAAGCCGTTGCACCCTTACACGCAAGCGCTGTTGTCGGCGACCCCGGCGATCCACCCGGATCCGCTGAAGCCGAAGATCCGCATTGCCGGCGAGCTGCCCAACCCGTTGAATCCGCCGGATGGTTGCGCATTCCACAAACGCTGCCCGCATGCCACCGAGCGCTGCGCCAAGGAAGTGCCGGCGTTGCGCCAGGTGAGTACGCGGCAGGTGGCTTGCCACTACGCCGAGCAATTTCTTTAG
- a CDS encoding ABC transporter ATP-binding protein yields MSLLQINNLNVRFGDTNAIPVVDGLDLAVEAGEILAIVGESGSGKSVTMMALMGLIDAPGRITADVLNFDGIDMLKLSGRQRRKVVGKDIAMVFQDPMTALNPSYTVGYQIEEVLRQHLGLKGKAARQRALELLKKVEIPAAESRLDAYPHQLSGGMSQRVAIAMAIAGEPKLLIADEPTTALDVTIQAQIMELLVNLQKERNMALILITHDLAVVAETAKRVCVMYAGQAVEVGQVPELFDIPAHPYSEALLAAIPEHSIGAERLATLPGIVPGRYDRPQGCLLSPRCPYVQENCRRQRPALDPQAHSLVRCFYPLNQEVA; encoded by the coding sequence ATGTCACTGTTGCAGATCAACAACCTGAACGTGCGCTTCGGCGACACCAATGCCATCCCCGTCGTGGACGGCCTCGACCTGGCCGTGGAAGCCGGTGAGATCCTCGCCATCGTCGGCGAGTCCGGCTCCGGCAAGTCAGTCACCATGATGGCCCTGATGGGCCTGATCGACGCGCCCGGGCGCATCACCGCCGATGTGCTCAACTTCGACGGCATCGACATGCTCAAGCTCAGCGGCCGCCAGCGGCGCAAGGTGGTGGGCAAGGACATCGCCATGGTCTTCCAGGACCCGATGACCGCGCTCAACCCCAGCTACACCGTGGGCTACCAGATCGAGGAAGTGTTGCGCCAGCACCTGGGCCTCAAGGGCAAGGCCGCACGCCAGCGCGCCCTGGAGCTGCTGAAGAAAGTCGAGATCCCGGCCGCCGAAAGCCGCCTGGACGCCTACCCGCACCAGCTGTCCGGTGGCATGAGCCAACGGGTGGCGATCGCCATGGCCATCGCCGGCGAACCGAAACTGCTGATCGCCGACGAACCGACCACCGCCCTCGATGTGACCATCCAGGCGCAGATCATGGAGCTGCTGGTCAACCTGCAGAAAGAGCGCAACATGGCGCTGATTCTCATCACCCACGACCTGGCCGTGGTCGCCGAAACCGCCAAGCGTGTGTGCGTGATGTACGCGGGCCAGGCCGTCGAGGTGGGCCAGGTGCCCGAGCTGTTCGACATCCCCGCCCACCCGTACAGCGAAGCGCTGCTGGCGGCCATCCCCGAGCACAGCATCGGCGCCGAGCGCCTGGCCACCCTGCCCGGCATCGTCCCCGGGCGTTATGACCGCCCGCAAGGCTGCCTGCTGTCGCCACGCTGCCCGTACGTGCAGGAAAATTGCCGTCGTCAGCGCCCGGCCCTCGATCCCCAGGCCCACAGCCTGGTGCGTTGCTTCTATCCGCTGAACCAGGAGGTGGCGTGA
- a CDS encoding ABC transporter permease subunit → MTSPIPKSVTPSSAVDQSLLYPSPYKEFWQAFSRNKGAVAGLAFMILVVFCALFAPWVAPHNPSEQYRDFLLTPPVWLEGGTWQFILGTDELGRDLLSRLIQGARLSLLIGLSSVVMSLIPGILLGLFAGFFPRLLGPSIMRLMDVMLALPSLLLAVAIVAILGPGLINTVIAIAIVSLPSYVRLTRAAVMGELNRDYVTAARLAGAGLPRLMFVTVLPNCMAPLIVQATLSFSSAILDAAALGFLGLGVQPPTPEWGTMLASARDYIERAWWVVSLPGLTILLSVLAINLMGDGLRDALDPKLKNAA, encoded by the coding sequence ATGACTAGCCCGATTCCGAAATCCGTGACCCCGTCCAGCGCGGTCGACCAAAGCTTGCTCTATCCCTCGCCCTACAAAGAATTCTGGCAGGCCTTCTCGCGCAACAAAGGCGCGGTGGCCGGCCTGGCCTTCATGATCCTGGTGGTGTTCTGCGCCCTGTTCGCTCCCTGGGTGGCGCCGCACAACCCCAGCGAGCAATACCGCGACTTCCTGCTCACCCCGCCGGTGTGGCTCGAAGGCGGCACCTGGCAGTTCATCCTGGGTACCGACGAACTGGGCCGCGACCTGCTCTCGCGGCTGATCCAGGGCGCGCGCCTGTCGCTGCTGATCGGCTTGTCGTCGGTGGTGATGTCGCTGATCCCGGGGATCCTGCTCGGCCTGTTCGCCGGCTTCTTCCCGCGCCTGCTCGGCCCTTCGATCATGCGCCTGATGGACGTGATGCTGGCCCTGCCCTCGCTGCTGCTGGCCGTGGCCATCGTCGCCATCCTCGGCCCTGGCCTGATCAACACCGTGATCGCCATCGCCATCGTCTCGCTGCCGTCGTATGTGCGCCTGACCCGCGCCGCCGTGATGGGCGAGCTGAACCGTGACTACGTTACCGCCGCGCGCCTGGCCGGTGCCGGCCTGCCGCGCCTGATGTTCGTCACCGTGCTGCCCAACTGCATGGCACCGCTGATCGTGCAGGCCACGCTGAGCTTCTCCTCGGCCATTCTCGACGCCGCTGCCCTGGGCTTCCTGGGGTTGGGCGTGCAGCCGCCAACCCCCGAGTGGGGCACGATGCTGGCCTCGGCCCGCGACTACATCGAGCGCGCCTGGTGGGTGGTGAGCCTGCCCGGCCTGACCATCTTGCTCAGTGTGCTGGCAATCAACCTGATGGGCGACGGCCTGCGCGACGCGCTGGACCCGAAACTCAAGAACGCCGCCTGA
- a CDS encoding ABC transporter permease subunit, whose translation MLSFIARRLGLLIPTFFGITLLTFALIRLIPGDPVEVMMGERRVDPEMHAQAMERLGLNKPLPAQYLDYVGKLAQGDLGESLRTRESVWNEFLTLFPATLELAMAALLFAGVIGLLAGVIAALKRGSLFDHGVMGISLAGYSMPIFWWGLILIMFFSVSLGWTPVSGRIDLLYDIEPKTGFMLIDTLLSDEEGAFKDAVMHLILPAIVLGTIPLAVIARMTRSSMLEVLREDYIRTARAKGLSPSRVVFIHGLRNALIPVLTVFGLQVGTLLAGAVLTETIFSWPGIGKWLIEAIGARDYPVVQNGILLIACLVILVNFVVDILYGLVNPRIRHQR comes from the coding sequence ATGTTGAGTTTTATTGCCCGACGCCTGGGTCTGCTGATCCCGACCTTCTTCGGTATCACCCTGCTGACCTTCGCGCTCATACGCCTGATCCCCGGCGACCCCGTCGAAGTGATGATGGGCGAACGCCGGGTCGACCCCGAAATGCACGCCCAGGCCATGGAGCGCCTGGGCCTGAACAAGCCGCTGCCGGCCCAGTACCTGGACTACGTCGGCAAGCTCGCCCAGGGCGACCTGGGCGAATCCCTGCGCACCCGTGAGAGCGTATGGAACGAATTCCTCACCCTGTTCCCGGCAACGTTGGAGCTGGCCATGGCCGCCCTGCTGTTCGCCGGCGTCATCGGCCTGCTGGCCGGGGTGATCGCCGCGCTCAAGCGCGGCTCGCTGTTCGACCATGGGGTGATGGGCATCTCGCTGGCCGGCTATTCGATGCCGATCTTCTGGTGGGGCCTGATCCTGATCATGTTCTTCTCCGTGAGCCTCGGCTGGACGCCGGTGTCAGGGCGCATCGACCTGCTCTACGACATCGAGCCCAAGACCGGCTTCATGCTCATCGACACCCTGCTCAGTGACGAAGAGGGCGCGTTCAAGGATGCGGTGATGCACCTGATCCTGCCGGCCATCGTGCTGGGCACCATCCCGTTGGCGGTGATCGCCCGCATGACCCGCTCGTCGATGCTCGAAGTGCTGCGCGAGGACTACATCCGCACCGCCCGCGCCAAAGGCCTGTCGCCGTCGCGCGTGGTGTTCATCCACGGCCTGCGCAACGCGCTGATCCCGGTGCTGACCGTGTTCGGCCTGCAGGTTGGCACGCTGCTGGCCGGTGCCGTGCTCACCGAAACCATCTTCTCCTGGCCGGGCATCGGCAAATGGCTGATCGAAGCCATCGGCGCCCGTGACTACCCCGTGGTCCAGAACGGCATCCTGTTGATCGCCTGCCTGGTGATCCTGGTCAACTTCGTCGTGGACATCCTCTACGGCCTGGTCAACCCACGCATCCGTCATCAGCGCTGA
- a CDS encoding ABC transporter substrate-binding protein gives MKSLPLRAALAAVILGAASSLAAKPLVVCTEASPEGFDIVQYTTAVTADATAEAIFNRLVDFKPGTTEIQPALAKSWDVSPDGLVYTFHLREGVKFHTTDYFTPTRDFNADDVLWSLNRQLRPDHPWHDKTSIGFPYFESMAFKDLLKSVEKTDDHTVVITLTRPEAPFLRDMAMAFTSIYSAEYGDQLLKAGKTADLNSKPIGTGPFIFQRYNKDAQVRYKANPDYFRGKPPADALIFAIATDSNVRLQKLRANECQVALYPKPDDVPGIKTDPKLKVAEIEALVTGYISMNTQHKYLSDVRVRKAINMAFDRQTHVDQLFGKGNALPGVNPYPPTMIGYNTDNKNPPHDLDKARELLKQAGVPEGTVITLFTRNGGGPTNPNPRLSAEMLQSDLAKIGIKLDIRVMEWAEMLRRAKKGEADLVSAGWAGDNGDPDNFLTPMLSCDAVKSGENYARWCNQKFQDLITRAREVIDNDERAKLYNEALAVYDEEQPWISMAHPKMFTAMRENVEGYVINPLTNNNFATTKVK, from the coding sequence ATGAAATCGCTACCGCTACGCGCTGCCCTGGCAGCGGTCATCCTGGGCGCGGCGTCGAGTCTGGCGGCCAAGCCGCTGGTGGTGTGCACCGAGGCGAGCCCCGAGGGCTTCGACATCGTCCAGTACACCACCGCCGTCACCGCCGACGCCACCGCCGAGGCCATCTTCAATCGCCTGGTCGACTTCAAGCCCGGTACCACCGAGATCCAGCCGGCCCTGGCCAAGAGCTGGGACGTCAGCCCCGACGGGCTGGTCTACACCTTCCACCTGCGTGAAGGTGTCAAGTTCCACACCACCGACTACTTCACCCCGACCCGCGACTTCAACGCCGACGACGTGCTGTGGAGCCTGAACCGCCAGCTGCGGCCCGACCACCCATGGCATGACAAGACCAGCATCGGCTTCCCCTATTTCGAGAGCATGGCCTTCAAGGACCTGCTCAAGTCGGTGGAAAAAACCGACGATCACACCGTGGTGATCACCCTCACCCGCCCCGAAGCGCCGTTCCTGCGCGACATGGCCATGGCCTTCACCTCGATCTACTCCGCCGAGTACGGTGACCAGCTGCTCAAGGCCGGCAAGACCGCCGACCTCAACAGCAAACCAATCGGCACCGGCCCGTTCATCTTCCAGCGCTACAACAAGGATGCCCAGGTTCGCTACAAGGCCAACCCGGACTACTTCCGCGGCAAGCCACCGGCCGATGCGCTGATCTTCGCCATCGCCACCGACAGCAATGTGCGCCTGCAGAAACTGCGCGCCAACGAATGCCAGGTCGCCCTGTACCCCAAGCCTGACGACGTGCCGGGCATCAAGACCGACCCGAAACTCAAGGTCGCCGAGATCGAGGCGCTGGTCACCGGCTACATCTCGATGAACACCCAGCACAAGTACCTGAGCGATGTGCGCGTGCGCAAGGCGATCAACATGGCCTTTGACCGCCAGACCCACGTCGACCAGCTGTTCGGCAAGGGCAACGCGCTGCCCGGCGTCAACCCGTACCCACCGACCATGATCGGCTACAACACCGACAACAAGAACCCGCCCCACGACCTGGACAAGGCCCGCGAGCTGCTCAAGCAAGCCGGCGTACCTGAAGGCACGGTGATCACCCTGTTCACCCGCAACGGCGGTGGCCCGACCAACCCCAACCCGCGCCTGTCCGCGGAAATGCTCCAGTCCGACCTGGCCAAGATCGGCATCAAGCTCGACATCCGCGTGATGGAATGGGCCGAAATGCTGCGCCGCGCCAAGAAAGGCGAAGCCGACCTGGTCTCGGCGGGCTGGGCCGGCGACAACGGCGACCCGGACAACTTCCTCACACCCATGCTCAGCTGCGACGCCGTCAAGAGCGGCGAGAACTACGCACGCTGGTGCAACCAGAAGTTCCAGGACCTGATCACCCGGGCCCGCGAAGTGATCGACAACGATGAGCGCGCCAAGCTCTATAACGAGGCGTTGGCGGTGTACGATGAAGAACAGCCCTGGATCAGCATGGCCCACCCGAAAATGTTCACCGCCATGCGCGAGAACGTCGAAGGCTATGTGATCAACCCACTGACCAACAACAACTTCGCCACCACCAAGGTGAAGTAG